From the Lathyrus oleraceus cultivar Zhongwan6 chromosome 4, CAAS_Psat_ZW6_1.0, whole genome shotgun sequence genome, one window contains:
- the LOC127074404 gene encoding putative oxidoreductase C1F5.03c → MQTSMNLSVGIPHSTTLNLFPQNRTRISAIKSLQSNPSPMDPPKKVVVCGGGVIGVCTAYFLAKKGAAVTLIEKSNIACAASGKAGGFLALDWCDGGPIEQLARASFNLHRSLSQELNGSQSYGYRSLEALSLTVTEEPKRTSSSSSSSDALPSWVDGPARGPKTIGTHETTAQVHPQLFTRTLIENAVEKHGVEILIGKLERLEVDGGRVESVVLEGGLVVDADAVVLALGPWSSKLELLSSRFRVSGLKAHSIVLEPREPNAITPHALFLTYNASNRRTPLDPEVYPRPTGEVYVCGMAKEEEVPDNPEEIRGDKESIEMLKRVAKTVSSHLGEDGVKVEQACFLPCTDDGVPIIGEITGVKGCYVATGHSCWGILNGPATGAAVAELVLDGYSTIVDLKKFSPARFAGRTKA, encoded by the exons ATGCAAACCTCTATGAATCTATCAGTGGGGATTCCTCACTCAACGACGCTCAATCTATTTCCCCAAAACAGAACACGCATTTCCGCTATTAAATCACTTCAATCTAATCCATCCCCCATGGATCCTCCGAAGAAAGTGGTTGTTTGCGGCGGCGGAGTCATAGGTGTCTGCACCGCTTACTTTCTCGCCAAGAAAGGCGCCGCCGTCACACTCATCGAGAAATCCAACATCGCATGCGCTGCTTCTGGCAAAGCCGGCGGATTCCTCGCCTTAGATTGGTGCGACGGAGGTCCAATCGAACAACTTGCTCGCGCAAGCTTCAATCTCCACCGTTCACTCTCTCAAGAGCTTAACGGCTCACAATCATACGGTTACAGATCGCTCGAGGCTCTCAGCCTCACCGTAACCGAAGAACCAAAGCGCACTTCGAGTTCTAGTTCTAGTTCTGACGCGTTGCCGTCTTGGGTTGATGGCCCGGCACGCGGGCCTAAGACGATTGGGACTCACGAAACGACGGCGCAGGTGCACCCGCAACTGTTTACTCGGACGCTAATTGAGAACGCGGTGGAGAAACACGGTGTGGAAATTTTGATTGGGAAATTGGAGCGGTTGGAGGTGGATGGAGGAAGAGTTGAATCGGTGGTTCTAGAAGGAGGGTTGGTTGTGGATGCGGATGCTGTGGTTTTGGCATTGGGTCCTTGGTCCAGTAAGCTTGAGTTGTTGTCTTCGAGGTTTAGAGTTTCGGGGCTTAAGGCTCATAGTATTGTTTTGGAGCCTAGAGAACCCAACGCCATAACACCCCATGCTCTTTTTCTCACCTACAATGCCTCCAATAGAAGAACACCTCTTGACCCTGAAGTATACCCTCGCCCCACAG GGGAGGTGTATGTGTGTGGGATGGCAAAGGAGGAAGAAGTACCGGATAATCCAGAGGAGATAAGGGGTGACAAAGAATCCATTGAAATGCTGAAGAGGGTGGCTAAGACTGTGTCAAGCCATCTTGGGGAAGATGGAGTGAAGGTGGAGCAAGCATGCTTTTTGCCGTGTACTGATGATGGAGTGCCGATCATAGGAGAGATTACTGGGGTGAAGGGGTGTTATGTAGCAACCGGACATAGTTGTTGGGGTATTCTAAATGGTCCTGCCACTGGAGCTGCTGTTGCTGAGCTTGTTCTTGATGGTTATTCTACCATCGTTGATCTTAAAAAGTTTAGTCCTGCCAGATTTGCTGGGCGCACCAAAGCCTAG